A section of the Portunus trituberculatus isolate SZX2019 chromosome 20, ASM1759143v1, whole genome shotgun sequence genome encodes:
- the LOC123506496 gene encoding exopolyphosphatase PRUNE1-like, whose protein sequence is MCPIVDFMNAIKKTLSARWPALHVVLGNESCDLDSAVSAIVYAFLLHSLQNGEEAVGVVPVLNIPAGEYPLKTEVTHWLQKHGILQNSLIFRDEVNLSRLQEGGSLRVTLVDHHVLPPADAYLESSVVGVLDHRPLDPNAPTNERVTMIVEPVGSCCTLVAEQVMAKNPALLDPVTASLLYGTIILDTVNLNPAAKRVTPKDIEVASQLARLMSPPPSSFRIVHHASGGVQELTEAKADVSGLTCDQLLRKDLKVATGGGLRVGVASVPLRVTDFLGRSEGGRYLAEHLVTQGYQMLLVLGVTITQETVTRDLAVYCPDTHIREQVTSALVEGQGGVLQLAPQECEDVEGWVAFRQGNVGASRKVVMPILKAWLATRTS, encoded by the exons ATGTGCCCAATAGTTGACTTTATGAATGCCATCAAGAAAACACTG AGTGCCCGCTGGCCAGCCCTCCACGTGGTACTTGGGAACGAGTCATGTGACCTGGACTCTGCCGTCAGCGCCATCGTGtacgccttcctcctccattccctgcAG AATGGCGAGGAGGCGGTGGGTGTGGTGCCCGTGCTTAACATTCCTGCCGGCGAGTACCCACTCAAGACGGAGGTGACCCACTGGCTGCAGAAACATGGCATCCTCCAGAACTCTCTCATCTTCAG gGATGAGGTGAATCTGAGCCGCCTTCAGGAGGGCGGCTCGCTGAGAGTGACCCTCGTAGACCACCACGTGCTGCCCCCTGCCGACGCCTACCTGGAATCCTCGGTGGTGGGCGTGCTGGACCACCGCCCCTTAGACCCCAACGCCCCGACCAACG AGAGAGTAACGATGATAGTTGAGCCCGTGGGATCATGCTGTACCTTGGTGGCGGAGCAGGTGATGGCCAAGAACCCCGCTCTGTTGGATCCCGTCACCGCCAGCCTCTTGTATG GTACCATCATCCTGGACACTGTGAACCTGAATCCTGCAGCCAAAAGAGTCACGCCTAAGGATATTGAAGTAGCATCTCAGCTGGCCCGCCTCATGTCCCCGCCCCCCAGCAG CTTCCGCATCGTGCACCACGCG TCTGGAGGTGTTCAGGAGCTGACGGAGGCCAAGGCTGACGTGTCTGGCCTCACCTGCGACCAGCTGCTGAGGAAGGACTTGAAGGTGGCGACTGGGGGCGGCCTGCGTGTGGGCGTGGCCTCGGTGCCGCTGCGAGTGACG GATTTTCTGGGGAGGAGTGAGGGCGGGCGGTATCTGGCGGAGCACCTGGTGACGCAAGGCTACCAAATGCTGCTGGTCCTCGGCGTCACCATCACGCAGGAGACGGTGACGAGGGACCTGGCCGTCTACTGCCCCGACACCCACATCAGAGAGCAG GTGACGTCAGCGCTGGTGGAGGGGCAGGGCGGAGTTCTCCAACTGGCGCCCCAGGAGTGTGAGGACGTGGAGGGTTGGGTCGCCTTCCGCCAGGGCAACGTGGGCGCCTCCAGGAAGGTGGTGATGCCTATCCTGAAGGCGTGGCTGGCGACGAGGACCTCTTAA